A portion of the Lampris incognitus isolate fLamInc1 chromosome 9, fLamInc1.hap2, whole genome shotgun sequence genome contains these proteins:
- the si:dkey-29h14.10 gene encoding uncharacterized protein si:dkey-29h14.10, whose amino-acid sequence MHRLIPLLQTVLDNGRKACQLFCGNLETFRLFYRDYTAQPELLEDSPSQVQTLTSTTLIINISNSTLSDCVIGNVSFPAAVVDKEPLMMGSELHMHASMTCNCSCKHQMAANTSVPLLSEELHRVCIQDSHLNCVIIGDNNSMRVE is encoded by the exons ATGCACAGACTCATCCCGTTATTGCAGACTGTACTGGACAATGGACGAAAAGCCTGCCAGCTGTTTTGTGGCAATTTGGAAACATTTCGCTTATTCTACAGAGACTACACAG CTCAACCGGAATTACTAGAGGACAGTCCTTCACAAG TACAAACTCTGACCAGTACCACCTTAATCATCAACATCAGCAACTCCACCTTGAGCGACTGTGTCATCGGTAATGTCAGTTTTCCAGCTGCTGTGGTGGACAAAGAGCCACTGATGATGGGATCTGAGCTCCACATGCATG CGTCAATGACTTGCAACTGCAGCTGTAAACACCAGATGGCAGCCAACACCAGCGTCCCTTTGCTGTCAGAGGAACTTCATAGAGTCTGCATACAGGACTCTCATTTGAACTGCGTCATCATAGGAGACAACAACTCCATGCGGGTTGAATAG